The Helianthus annuus cultivar XRQ/B chromosome 11, HanXRQr2.0-SUNRISE, whole genome shotgun sequence region TTATTCTCACATTGGTTACGTTCAAGTGTATGCCACCATAAGGTAAAATACTACCAATTTTTACCTGAATAAAAGCTTACCAACAGGTAAatcaatttttatttatttattacaaTATCATTTTTATTCCTTTTCTCATTAAGGGTCGCAACGGATCAGGCATGTGGAAATTCAACAGAAGGTGACACATTAGTTTTATCAGTTTAAAAAGACTGTGATGTCTTTATTATGTTGATATTTAGGGGAAAACGGTTACTGATTGATTTCAAGGGTTTCCTTCTTCTATGTTTTTTTTGTTCGTTATAATTGCTATATCTACctttttgtctactagatgtggATTTTGATAGTAGATAAAAGTTATGAAACGGCAttatttggattttttttttgtttttacacTTAATGATGGTTATTGCATCtgtttattatgttgggtttttgttttaaattagtttgttataaaatattGATGTGAAGATCGAGCTTTGTTTTGTAGTGGAAGTATGTTTCGGATACTTCAAAGGAATATAACCCAGGTTAGATTAGAAAACGGCATCTTTAAATAATCATATTAATATTGTAAGTACTTTATATGCTAATTAAGTAATAATCTACTTCTATCTACTTCTATGTAACCTGAGATCATACTTGAAGGTATCACTCATTAGAGGGATTGCTATGGGAGGTGGTGCAGCCATTGCAATACATGGTAGATTTTGAGTTGTTACAGATAATACGGTATGCCTCTTGCCATCAGCCATATATTTATGTATATTGTTTCATAAGGATGGTGAATCTTCTAAAAAGACATTCTTTTTCAAGATCAACAAAACAAATTTGATGGTATCATTTTGCAGCTTTTTGCAATGCCGGAGACTGCATTAGGGTCATTCCCAGATGTAGGTGCATCTTATTACTTATCAAGACTACCTGGATTCTTCGGTAATTTGAGCTCGATCGTACTTTGATTGAGTCTTACGTTATAgaataaaaattaataatttatATGTAAGGACTTTAAATTGGTAAATATCATATATCTGCAACATTTTGGGTGCTTACAATATTCATGGGCAATTTAAGTTGAATGCAGCACcctattttgatataatatagtTCATATTGTGGCAGGAGAATATGTGGGTCTTATGGGTGCAAGATTGGATGGTGCTGAAATGCTTGCATGTGGTCTTGCAACCCACTTCGTCCCGTTAGAGGTTCATTCTATTTTGATTTTCTAGATTTATTTCTCCATTCATCCCAAAATTGTTTTATTGCTCTCAATAGTCATTTTATTCAGCACTTGAGCTTAAATATGCTATTTATGCTTGATTGACATGTATGTATTCTATCTGTGAATAGAAATTATCCTCATTAGATGATGCATTATGCAAAGCAACTACAGGTGATCCAAAAATTATCAACAATATTATACTACATGACTTCTCAAACAAAAATCCTACGTTAAAAGAAAAGAGCCACTATTTccggtatgtttttttttttttgtggctgCCATTCATGACTTCAGTTTTTTTGGTAACTGTGAGAATCCGTCAAGAAAACTCACGGGACCCCACCAATATGTAGCAGGTGCTTACAATTAAGTTTGCTACCCTATGCTGCAGGTTAAAAACCATTAATAGTTGTTTCTCTCGGAGAACTGTTGAGGAGATTATCTCTGCACTTGTAAGTTCCGTGAACAAAAAATATACTCGTATCCTGCATTTTTTTTGCATGAAAATAGGTTTTGTACTTTGGTAAAAATCTGTTATTCTAGATTTCCTTTGAAAATCACAGCTTTTGGAAATTTCTTATTTTCCAATCTTTAAGGAATGAGTGGATAGTATTACATGGTATTATTTACTATAAATCTAAATATATTTACTCGCCATTTAAAATAAAAGCGTTTCACTTTTGCCAGGAGGAGGGTGATAAAAAGATGGATGACTGGATCTCATGGACTATCCAGGCCTTAAAGAAAGCATCAGCAACAAGTCTCAAAATTTCTCTTCGCTCTGTAAGTACTTACCGTGCTcttgattttatatatatttaatacgTTATCTTATAAACTCATCTCCACTATAAGCCAATCTTTATACAATAAGTGAGGTTCCTTCTTATGATATAacgtaaagttttttttttaagtatatGATTGATATCGATTCTTTCATTTTTTTCTTCTTATTTCCTCGATTCGGATTAGATTTTTGTAAGGTCGGTATCGGTACGAACCGGTATATGAAAGTTAAAGCTGTTAGATTTTTGAGGGGGTGATATGCTGTTAAGGTTGTTTTGTTCTTATTTAGGGATATATTAATCGTTTTTAAGGTACATTGTCTTATAAGTAACTTGCAAACGGTTATATATGACATAGGTTGAGGAGAAAATGAGGTTGTTTCATGATGAAAAGGATATGAAACTAAAACGTATAGATGAAAAGGGTGCAGAACCGCAAAAACCATTTCTCCTTATCATTTGGAAACCTTGTAAAGTTTCCGAAACGgattaaaaggaaatgtgttcgGTATTCGATCGGAATAGCGTCTAGGTTCATAGTTCGACTAAGGAAGTGCTATTTTAAGGTAACACGTGTAAATGACTTTGGAAAGCTCATGTTGTCATACTGTTGGATTTAAATGGCAATTATGATTTCAAACTTCCACCCTTAGTTAAGTGGTTTAAAGTCGGAAGTTATATCACTTAACAAAAAGGCAGCGAGTTGGTCTAAAGGTCCTTGATTAGTCTTTCGGAACCGGGCAACTCGGGTTCGGGTCCTGCGGTACCAGTCCTCCTTTACTGTTTTCGTTTTCTTTTGTTTCTATTTTTAAAACTTCATTTCCTAATTTGCAACCTGGTCCTCTAATCTTTACTATTATTGAATTGCCATTTAGCCATTTAACTTAAATATATTGACTTCCAAGATCAGTATGTAATAGAATTGCCATTTAGTATGTAATAATATATTGATATGTATTGTGTATCTATGTGTAGAGTgaggatcctacggaaagtgtgtttttcctaaaaagtgtaaaaagtcataaaacacaataatttcaggcataaaacacacctaaaactcacaaataatagaataaatattactaaaacaccatattcaaactctaatagtccataaaaacttcaaacacaccatcgtagaactatgaatataaaacacacaatgctaaacaacataaaacacaataatatttgtcattccacaatcagagccttaacatctaaaacacaacacaaaacccacatacatgatgttttagtaatcttcatcatattatttgtgggtttttagtgtgttttatagTTGACATTacggtgttttatgactttttacactttttaggaaatttggactttctggccaactcctatcctcTATGTGTATATAGATTTTATACGGTCATAAGTAAAacaacaataaaataaaaaaagatcggtatatatatatatatatatatatatatatatatatatatatatatatatatatatatatatatatatatatatatatatatatatatatgcgctATAAGTATCTTTTTATATGAAATGATCATATATTTTATAGTTATATATACTTGATAAGTTTATTTCATAAATTTTGTTTAGCTATATCTATATGCAATATACAACAATTCTGATCGACAtggttataaaaatatattttatttatatatttttttttgaatattttacTAAATTACAGGTACATATACTGCTTTAAGAGCCGGTGTTTACCTTGAATCCGATATTTTACCACATCGTGAGGTCCGTTTTTCAACATTTTTTAAACAACCTTTTACTCATCTTATTCCATATAACCAAGTTGATGTAATTGAATATGCTACAGATTGATGCGGTTGACCCTAAAAGCCGACACAAGGGGAATCTCGAGACCGAGATCTTACTAGAGTCAAAAGGTGTCAACTACACTTCTATAAGACCCGTTTATATCTACGGCCCGGGCCCGTTGAACTACAACCCTGTCGAAGAGTGGATTTTCCATAGGTTGAAAGCGGGCCGACCCATCCCCATTCCCAAATCAGGTTTGCAAGTAACCCAACTCGGTCACGTAAATGTTAGTAAAAGTGTAAAACTAATAATTATTAGCAAGAGCTTGCGCTAAGGtaaatttctttataatttttgAAGCTTTAATCGAAAAATTTATAACAAGATATTTTACGATTTAATCTTGCAAGCTGGTGGATTCCCTGAGCCCGATATCATTCACTATAATCCTAAGGAGTTCCATTACGGTAAAAAGAAAGCATTTCCATTCCAGGACCAGGTAAACACCAACTTATATATACGTGCGGAAAGTCAACCTTGTGTCTGACTTTTGTTATCGATATAAACATTGTTCGAACCTAATCATTCATTGGCAAGTTCTAAAATTTGAAACACGGTAATCAATTTGCAAACACGATCAAAGACACGGGACACGCCTATACAATTTCGCAACATCATAATCTAGAGCTTATAAACGGGTCAATTCAAGTTTGACCAACCAGTCCTATAAGGTTTGGTGgtagttttgacccatttacttttcTATGAGTTACTTTGGTTCATTTTAATCTCAAACTAATCAAACAcgacaaataaaaaaattaactaaaaagAGTTGAGCGAGTCAAAAGTAATCCAAAGTGTTTTTAATGCATACTAACTCATTTTTTTAAACTAGGATTTCCCAATGATTGGCGTCATGGGAGGCGCGATTCCGATGGGAACTTTTTGTTATGGAAGATCATGTACTGTATGAATTTCTAGGGCTTGCACGAGATGAAAATGAAGAACATGGGAGGCTATTTTTAGAGcgatttaatatttttttttcactAAACAatgtattaatttttttaaatcttCTTATTTTAAGTAATTTGATGTAACTGAAACTTACAGTCTCTTTTATTGCCGAATGCACTTTTATATAAGATAACTTATTTTTATCTTTCAAATATGTGAACACATGGTTCAAACGAAGTATAGCTTGCAGTCATTCAAAAATTGTAACCAGTTAACAATTTGGGTTTGCAAAAGCCTAAGTACAATTTGGGTCACTCAAATATGTGATACATTGATTAAAAGGCTTTTGCAAACCCAAAATTGTAATAAGTTAACAATTTGTTGACCACAAATCACAATTGCCAAGTGATGGCCTATACGACAACATATGTCATTACGTTGGACAAACACCTAGAGGTAGCTGATTATGTTACTGTTATGTTTTGCTTATCATTAccaaaactaaaaaaacaaaatttctcATTGTTTTTCTTGGTTGTACACGAATCCAAGGTATCTTTATTTTGCTTAGAAAAATATCGTGTATTAAGAACCTTAGAATAATTTTTATATGTACACGAATCAGTTGAGAAATTCATGATTGGGAGCTACATTTTTCAGTTTAATGTAATTTAATATCTACATAAGTAACGGAACGTTTCTTTTTTTTCAAGGTTCATGtttaaatgtatttttttttcaaaaaataaaaaaacatatcaTTTCTCAACACACATATTCATAAAAAGATTTAATAGTGTGTTGATGACTATTGAACCCGTATATTATTGTTGCTTTtgattgtaatttaaattttccTATCCGGGTATCTACCCGGGGAATAACCTagttattccatatataaataaccAACTTTTTAGTACATCATCACTTGTAACTTGTGCTTTGTGAGTTTTCTcaaaaaaaaatacttgatttttacttttaacccaaaggtttttagcttttgtaattttaaccttacataatttgtttttctaactttaacccaaaactaaacttgatttttttacttttaacacaaaggtttttagcttttgcaattttaaccttacataatttgtgtttttaactttaacccaaaacttttcattatttgcaatttaacttcacaacttttgtcacttatacttttcatctttggcaaattttcgttttacgtatagttctattTTTTTCGACTTAATACAACACAACGTACGAGTGTGGTtcgattttttttatgttttgtttcaaattttgcaagttaacacgacgcaacgtgcatgtgtggttcaatgttttttacctctattttttaatgtttgacgggttcgtcgcaacacgcagatcctaggtcgagtcagtgttggtggtcgatgacggttgtgtgacattagtactatttgacactgtTTTACGCCCTGCCACAATGCGGGGTGTGCTTTTGGGGGTTTCTAAAGAAAGCAGATcttaggtcgagtcagtgttggtggtcgataacggttgtgtgacattagtactatttgacaccgttttacgccccgccgcaacgcggggtgtgcttcgGGGGGTTTTcctaaagaaaaaatggttatgcatatggttgtcgtgaCCATGGCTTTGgggtttccaaaaaaaaaaacaaattgattttttttatttttcaccaaaaagtatttcataaattatgTTTAACCCAAAACTGTtgtgttttttacttttaacacaaaactttttatcttttgcaatctatcctcgcaacttttttactttcaactttgttcctttatagtttttattttccgcaattttttttgttttatgcgtggttctaaattttgtgacttaaaaCATCGTAACGTGCgcctttggtttaacgtttttacgtttcgttctaaatttttgcgagttaacacgacgcaacgtgtgtgggtgaacgtttttacatcgtctatttttttcccgtttgacaggtttaacataacgtgtggATCCTAAATCGActttataactaaagaatccccgccgcattgcggcgggttcCAATTCTAGTTAAGCAAAATTAGTAAATCAATTAATTCATTGCAGCTAAGAATTAAGCAAAATTAGTAAGTCAATTAATTCGAATGAAGAAAAGATGGAATAGAACAAGTCTTCCGCCGTAGATATTATCAATTTGGTTATTAGAGTGGTGAACAAACGTAAGGGCAGAGGGTATAGACTGCGGGGACTCATTCGGTGACTCACACTTACCGAGCGATGACCACCCCCTATTGTTTAAGTCACCGAAAGTTTGCACTTTTTCGGTGTATATTCACCGATGGGGGAAGAGGAGGAAAGGAGGAGGGAGGGAGGTTTAATGGTGGGTCCCaacccctttcaaccaatcataatttttttattttttaatctaCTCAAATACCCTAGGGTGATTGACCATACCCCTGATTAAGTGCAAAATGGGGAGTTAACATTgcataatattattgggtaggATTTCACTCAAACACCCTATGGTGATTGaccataccctccaccctaatgtccccaccatggggcattatctgACACGTGGCATCTTAGTCAGCGTTGGaccattatagcaaaagtggcgtagtgggacattatgccaataacccccattcaattatttcacaattattattttttttaactttaagtacttcattaaattaaaaaaaaaatacaatactagaaataaaataaaaaaaaatccgattaaattaaaaaaaaaacactagttttcgtcttcgctttcttcaccctcgccaacttcgtcttcctcgtcctccgtttcttcctctccctcaggtggtacataccgaaccgaccatgcgtggagtaccaaatcaaccattagctgggaatggtacggttcgtaacgcaactcttgcgcattattcactctttcttccattgt contains the following coding sequences:
- the LOC110888289 gene encoding LOW QUALITY PROTEIN: 3-hydroxyisobutyryl-CoA hydrolase 1 (The sequence of the model RefSeq protein was modified relative to this genomic sequence to represent the inferred CDS: substituted 1 base at 1 genomic stop codon); amino-acid sequence: MWKFNRSGSMFRILQRNITQVSLIRGIAMGGGAAIAIHGRFXVVTDNTLFAMPETALGSFPDVGASYYLSRLPGFFGEYVGLMGARLDGAEMLACGLATHFVPLEKLSSLDDALCKATTGDPKIINNIILHDFSNKNPTLKEKSHYFRLKTINSCFSRRTVEEIISALEEGDKKMDDWISWTIQALKKASATSLKISLRSVHILL